In the Drosophila takahashii strain IR98-3 E-12201 chromosome 3R, DtakHiC1v2, whole genome shotgun sequence genome, one interval contains:
- the dpr17 gene encoding uncharacterized protein dpr17 isoform X2, translating to MTTQNDLITTASNLTTAKAEKPAAAAEHPETAATEAPSSWGTTIAVARGMSSADVAGETIAASQSAQIGLTTQAAVGQTEATAAATTATETAAEMLISTIYPASTETDVHNSIEQLAGRGGKMALAAHPGVPVSVSDSLTKGFSIPTFLPPFPVFAAADLPAYRAAADAAEAAKLAAEAARAEEQAAKTSSEAVTMSPEEQRRQTFNEQHSYLAAHREGAGGSGAGRNLTMPVLNITAQMGNHAYMPCQIHRLSDKPVSWVRMRDNHIISVDETTFIADERFQSIFQEDHDYTWSLQIKYVELGDAGWYECQMATDPKLSAKVHLQIVKPKTELIGDQSRFVKAGSKVALHCIVRGTLDPPKYIIWFRGQKKISESDERTGWYTQLDRNIFGTVGDNQNTIGSLIIPLVRKEDSGNYTCQPSNSVSVSVDLHVLSGEYSASAIMSTAARTTRGGRSTFHVPMLGLLGILGLLWAMQGAMHTPPAARQT from the exons ATGACAACACAAAACGATCTAATTACGACAGCCAGCAACTTGACGacagcaaaagcagaaaagcCAGCCGCAGCAGCTGAACATCcagaaacagcagcaacagaggCACCCAGCTCATGGGGCACTACCATTGCCGTGGCCCGGGGCATGTCGTCAGCAGATGTGGCAGGAGAAACGATAGCAGCCAGCCAGTCAGCACAAATTGGGCTAACTACTCAGGCCGCAGTGGGGCAAAcagaagcaacagcagcagcgacgACAGCAACTGAGACCGCAGCAGAGATGCTCATATCAACAATTTATCCAGCATCAACGGAAACGGATGTGCACAACTCCATTGAACAGCTGGCGGGGCGAGGTGGAAAGATGGCGCTCGCAGCGCATCCGGGTGTCCCTGTCTCTGTCTCCGACTCATTGACCAAGGGCTTCTCCATCCCGACCTTCCTGCCGCCATTTCCCGTTTTTGCGGCGGCGGATTTGCCCGCTTACCGAGCCGCTGCCGATGCCGCGGAGGCGGCCAAGTTGGCGGCAGAGGCGGCGCGGGCGGAGGAGCAGGCCGCCAAAACATCCTCCGAAGCGGTGACAATGTCGCCGGAGGAGCAGCGTCGGCAGACCTTTAATGAGCAGCACTCCTACCTGGCCGCCCACCGGGAGGGGGCTGGTGGTTCGGGGGCAGGTCGCAACCTGACAATGCCCGTGCTGAACATCACCGCCCAGATGGGAAACCACGCCTACATGCCGTGCCAG ATACACCGACTGTCGGATAAGCCCGTTTCGTGGGTGCGCATGCGCGATAATCACATCATCAGCGTGGACGAAACGACCTTCATAGCGGACGAGCGATTCCAGTCGATATTCCAGGAGGATCACGATTACACATGGTCGCTGCAGATCAAGTACGTGGAGCTCGGCGATGCTGGGTGGTACGAGTGTCAGATGGCAACGGATCCAAAGCTAAGTGCCAAGGTGCATCTGCAGATAGTCA AACCCAAGACTGAGCTGATTGGGGATCAGAGCCGCTTCGTGAAGGCGGGCAGCAAGGTTGCGCTGCACTGCATCGTCCGGGGAACCTTGGATCCGCCCAAGTATATCATCTGGTTCCGGGGCCAGAAGAAGATTAGCGAAAGTGACGAGCGAACCGGCTGGTACACGCAGCTGGATCGTAATATTTTCGGAACCGTGGGCGATAATCAGAACACG ATCGGCTCATTAATTATACCGCTCGTGCGGAAAGAGGATTCCGGCAATTATACGTGCCAGCCGTCGAACAGCGTCTCCGTATCCGTGGACCTGCACGTGCTAAGCG GTGAATATTCCGCATCGGCCATCATGTCAACGGCGGCAAGGACGACGAGAGGCGGAAGGAGCACGTTCCACGTCCCCATGCTCGGGCTCCTGGGAATCCTTGGACTCCTCTGGGCGATGCAGGGAGCGATGCACACACCACCGGCAGCTCGCCAGACGTGA